CCACGGAAGAGCGGATCAGGATCGGCCAGACGGTCAAGGCGCGGCTGGACCAGATGCGAGAAGAGCGGGCGGCTGAGATCGTCGAAGCCCTCAAGCCCCTGGCCTGGGATATCTGCGCTCACGCCCTCCTGGACGACAGGATGATCCTCAACACGGCCTTCCTGGTGGACGGGACCAAGGAAGGAGAGGTCAGCGAAACCCTGGAGCAGCTCAACGATCGCTACTGCGACTCGGTCGATTTCCGATGTGTGGGGCCTCTGCCGCCCTACAGCTTCGGTACCGTGGAGATCAAGACGTTCGAGTTTGAGACCATCGACCGGGCGCGGGGGCTCCTGGGACTCCCTGAGGACGCCTGCTTGGCCGAGATCAGGGATGCGTATCGGCGACTCGTCCAACAGTGCCACCCGGACCATGCCCCCCGGCAGGCCGGCGAGGCCGGCCACGACGCGGCCGGGTCGTTTGAGGCGGTGACCGAGGCCTACCGGCTCCTGGGGGAGTACCGCCGGGTGGGCTCGTCCTTTCGCGCGCGGGACGTGAGGGAGGTAGTGGCGGTGAGGCTCCTCCAGCGGGCTCAGGAGCCCGGCGGTGCGTGAGGAGGGGAAGTACCTCTACGGAATCATCGGGACGAAGGAGGAGCGGAACTTGGGCCCCATCGGCATGGGCGGCGAAGATGTGGAGACCATCGCCTACCGCGACCTGAGCGCAGTCATCAGCAATGCTCCGCTGGGAAAATACGTGGTCTCCAAAGAGAACCTCCTGGCCCACGAGCGGGTAATCGAGCAGGCCATGAGGGAGTTCACCGTGCTGCCGGTCAGGTTCTGCACCGTGGCGGCCAACGCTGAGGAGATCCGGCGGCTCCTGGAGCGGCGGTACCAGGAACTGAGGCACCTCCTGCGGGACATGGACGGCAGGGTCGAGCTGGGGGTCAAGGCCTTCTGGCGAAACATGGAGCTCATCTTCCAGGAGCTGGTAGACGAGAACGAGAAGCTCAAGCGCCTGAAGGCGGAGATTGCCGAGAGGCCCTCTCGGCAGACGCACGCCCAGCGGATCGCCATCGGAGAGATGGTTCAGGCCGCCCTGGAAGCGAAGAAGGAGCGCGAAGGAGAGGAGCTCCTCAGGGCGTTGAAGAAGCTCTCTGTTGATTGGCGTCTTAACCGGACCATCGGAGACAAGATGCTTTTTAACGCCGCCTTCCTGGTGGATCGGGCCAGGGAGAAAGAGTTCGACGACCTGATGGAGCGACTGGACCTCCGGTACCGGGCGCGGATCAAGTTCGCCTACGTGGGGCCGGTGCCGCCTTACAACTTCGTCAACATCACCCTCAGGCCTGACGAGTGAGCCCGGGTAAGGAGCATGAGGCGGCCCTGCGCTCGCGCCGGACGGAAGGACGAGTGACATGAAGAATTTCGATTGGATTTCGAACCTGCGGGAAGTTGTCAATGTGTGGATCTCCTCGCTCGCCGCAATCGTAGCCAACAAGGCGCGGTGGAAGGGATAACCGGGTGTCATCGAGCGCGCATCGAGGTCGCTGGACCATCGAGCTGGCCACGGCGGGCAATGGGGCAGTCAGGGTCGATGTGACCGAACTCCTGGCTGCTCACGAGCGGGCCGCCAGGCGATGGAGCCGCCTCCGGCTGACGGGAGCCATCCTCTGCTCCCTCGCGGTGTCCGGGTCGCTCATCTTGGGCGTGATGGCGCTCCGTTGGGACGTCCAACACCGACGGGACATGCAGATGCTTAAGTTCTTCCTTCAGGAGTCTGAGGTAAGAGTCATGTGTTGGAGGGCTGTGGCGCTTCGTGTGAACCCGATTCGGGAAGATACGGCAACGAGTGATCCACGCGAGGCGTGGGTGCGCGGATGCGTGGAAGGGGAGCTTGCACGGCAGGAAGGCAAAGCTCTGCGACGTGCTCGTGATGCAGCGCTCACGAAGCCGGAACAGATCAATCATGACCAGGCCGTACACCGAGACTAAGTGAATTCCTTCATGGGGAAGTACATCTACTGCATCACGGATGGGGCCGAGGAGGAGAGCTTCGGCCCCCTGGGGATGGGGGGGCGAGGGGATGAGCTCACCACGATCACCCATCGCGATATCGCGGCCGTGGTGAGTGACTCGCCGGTCACGCGCTATCCGGTTTCCCGGGAGAGCTCACTCGCCCATGAACAAGCGATCGAGGCCGTTTTCAAGCGCCACACGGTCCTCCCCGTCAGATTCTGCACCATCGCGGAGGATGAGGCAGCCGTGCGGGCCATCCTGGAACGGGAGTACGACGAGTTGGGGGCCCTCCTGAAGGAGATGCG
This is a stretch of genomic DNA from Candidatus Rokuibacteriota bacterium. It encodes these proteins:
- a CDS encoding GvpL/GvpF family gas vesicle protein; the protein is TEERIRIGQTVKARLDQMREERAAEIVEALKPLAWDICAHALLDDRMILNTAFLVDGTKEGEVSETLEQLNDRYCDSVDFRCVGPLPPYSFGTVEIKTFEFETIDRARGLLGLPEDACLAEIRDAYRRLVQQCHPDHAPRQAGEAGHDAAGSFEAVTEAYRLLGEYRRVGSSFRARDVREVVAVRLLQRAQEPGGA
- a CDS encoding GvpL/GvpF family gas vesicle protein, which produces MREEGKYLYGIIGTKEERNLGPIGMGGEDVETIAYRDLSAVISNAPLGKYVVSKENLLAHERVIEQAMREFTVLPVRFCTVAANAEEIRRLLERRYQELRHLLRDMDGRVELGVKAFWRNMELIFQELVDENEKLKRLKAEIAERPSRQTHAQRIAIGEMVQAALEAKKEREGEELLRALKKLSVDWRLNRTIGDKMLFNAAFLVDRAREKEFDDLMERLDLRYRARIKFAYVGPVPPYNFVNITLRPDE